In Candidatus Binataceae bacterium, a single genomic region encodes these proteins:
- a CDS encoding GNAT family N-acetyltransferase has product MDVKLREGRIDDAQACGIIAYEAFKTIAEEHNFPPDFPDPESAIMVLSFVLANPGFYKVVAELDGRIVGSNVLDERSPIAGIGPITVDPAVQDRAIGRRLMQAAMERAAARRFPGVRLVQSAYHCRSLSLYTKLGFDSREPLSVFQSAPLKLSIPGYAVRPARENDLEECARLCVRVHGHNRTGELREALRPRHAAVVERAGRISGYTSAIAFFGHTVGETNEDVEALIGAADSFGGPGFLVPTRNNELMRWCLGKGLRIVQPMTLMTTGLYNEPVGAYLPSVLF; this is encoded by the coding sequence ATGGACGTCAAACTGAGGGAAGGCAGAATCGATGACGCGCAGGCCTGCGGCATCATCGCCTACGAGGCCTTCAAAACGATCGCCGAGGAGCACAACTTTCCGCCCGACTTTCCCGATCCCGAAAGCGCCATCATGGTCCTGTCCTTCGTGCTGGCAAATCCGGGGTTCTACAAAGTGGTCGCCGAACTCGACGGGCGCATCGTCGGCAGCAACGTTCTCGACGAGCGCAGTCCGATCGCCGGCATCGGGCCGATAACCGTCGATCCCGCGGTTCAAGACCGCGCGATCGGGCGGCGCCTGATGCAGGCTGCGATGGAACGCGCCGCCGCGCGCCGCTTTCCCGGCGTGCGGCTCGTCCAGTCGGCCTATCATTGCCGCTCGCTCAGCCTTTACACCAAGCTGGGTTTCGACTCGCGCGAACCGCTGAGCGTCTTTCAGAGTGCGCCGCTTAAGCTTTCTATTCCCGGATACGCCGTGCGGCCGGCGCGCGAAAACGACCTTGAGGAATGCGCCCGGCTATGCGTTCGCGTCCACGGCCATAATCGCACCGGCGAGTTGCGCGAGGCGCTCAGGCCGCGGCACGCCGCCGTCGTCGAACGCGCGGGCCGTATCAGCGGCTACACTTCCGCGATCGCTTTCTTCGGCCATACCGTCGGCGAGACGAATGAGGACGTCGAGGCGCTGATCGGCGCAGCGGACTCATTCGGCGGCCCTGGATTTCTCGTCCCTACGCGCAACAACGAGCTGATGCGCTGGTGCCTGGGCAAAGGGTTACGGATCGTTCAACCGATGACCCTGATGACGACGGGTTTGTATAACGAACCGGTCGGCGCGTATCTGCCGTCCGTGCTGTTCTGA
- a CDS encoding methylated-DNA--[protein]-cysteine S-methyltransferase produces the protein MNQSIVPAEWGPRGRGAEISYTIVDSPFGRMLVAVTARGICALSVHHSDAFQESELRRDFREAKVSRDDAAAGPAADAVLRYLGGETTRCEAALEVSGTPFQLSVWRELCAIPEGATKSYGEIAARIGRPSAARAVGHANGSNPVSILIPCHRAIGANGKLTGYRWGLETKKKLLAFEQTRAGRGVFHQQNHPG, from the coding sequence ATGAATCAATCAATCGTTCCCGCCGAATGGGGCCCGCGCGGACGCGGCGCCGAGATCAGCTACACCATCGTCGATTCGCCGTTCGGTCGGATGCTGGTTGCGGTGACCGCGCGCGGGATCTGCGCCCTTTCGGTGCATCACTCCGACGCGTTCCAGGAGAGCGAGCTCAGGCGAGATTTTCGCGAGGCCAAAGTATCCCGCGACGACGCCGCCGCGGGTCCCGCCGCGGATGCCGTGCTGCGCTACCTCGGCGGCGAAACTACGCGATGCGAGGCGGCGCTTGAGGTTAGCGGAACTCCGTTTCAGCTGAGTGTATGGCGCGAGTTGTGCGCCATCCCCGAGGGCGCGACAAAGAGTTACGGCGAGATCGCGGCCCGTATCGGACGGCCGTCGGCGGCGCGCGCCGTCGGCCACGCCAACGGATCGAACCCGGTGTCGATTCTGATTCCGTGCCATCGCGCCATCGGCGCCAATGGCAAGCTCACGGGTTATCGATGGGGCCTCGAGACGAAGAAAAAGCTGCTCGCGTTCGAGCAGACCCGCGCCGGGCGCGGCGTATTCCATCAGCAGAACCATCCGGGCTAA
- a CDS encoding DUF4168 domain-containing protein: MLFKPCAIAVCATVFAMTITLPSSAMIVANRSSARSVAALYAQADAASPRTIDDATLKRTAAAYVKVRDIAEKAQQEISSTDDTARKEQLATQSESAKVEAVKQEGMDPQEYNAVLQLVKTDSALQQKFLSYVQGLGHAS; this comes from the coding sequence ATGCTATTCAAACCCTGCGCGATCGCCGTTTGCGCGACGGTCTTCGCCATGACCATCACATTACCGTCGTCGGCTATGATCGTGGCAAACAGAAGCTCGGCGCGAAGCGTCGCCGCGCTTTATGCGCAGGCCGACGCGGCGAGTCCTCGCACCATCGATGATGCAACGTTGAAACGCACCGCGGCCGCGTATGTGAAGGTGCGGGATATAGCGGAAAAGGCGCAGCAGGAAATCAGCAGCACCGACGACACCGCCCGGAAGGAGCAGTTGGCGACTCAGAGCGAGTCTGCGAAGGTCGAAGCGGTGAAACAGGAGGGGATGGACCCGCAGGAGTACAATGCTGTCCTTCAGCTAGTCAAAACGGATAGCGCCTTGCAGCAGAAATTCCTTTCCTACGTGCAAGGGCTAGGGCATGCATCGTAG
- a CDS encoding acyl-CoA dehydrogenase family protein, with protein sequence MDFSYTPEQEAFRSRLRDWLEKTSGELFGRRGDGMGASTASLLDVGDDAKWRGLLEYHRRLYDAGYVALHWPKQWGGGGASLIDQAIYQDEVLRLGLPLYGANQLAIDRIGPTIILLGTEQQKERYLAKMLTGEEIWCQGYSEPNSGSDLASLQTRAVLEGDSFVVNGQKVWTSLAQRAHMQVLLVRTDPAAPKHKGISYLLVDMKSPGITVRPLMQITGESGFNEVFYDNVRVPKENLVGELNQGWQVSIATLMWERASGGTRHPVERTINELIELSHGIEFEGLPANRHPYVRQKLAQFAIESRCLRLSRYRGLTAQLKGKVPGAETSFGKLFATELNLRVAMFADELLGAYGALMKESVGAIEGGRWAMRTLAARGLTIAAGSSEIQHNIIGERVLKLPKG encoded by the coding sequence ATGGATTTCAGTTACACCCCGGAGCAGGAGGCCTTTCGCTCGCGCCTGCGCGATTGGCTGGAAAAGACCTCGGGCGAACTCTTCGGCCGGCGAGGCGACGGGATGGGCGCTTCGACCGCGAGCCTGCTCGACGTCGGTGACGACGCGAAATGGCGCGGCCTGCTCGAATATCATCGGCGCCTCTACGACGCCGGCTACGTCGCGCTGCACTGGCCGAAGCAATGGGGCGGCGGCGGCGCTTCGCTCATCGACCAGGCAATCTACCAGGACGAAGTGTTGCGCCTGGGCCTGCCGCTTTACGGCGCCAATCAGCTTGCGATCGATCGCATCGGCCCGACCATCATCCTGCTCGGCACCGAGCAGCAGAAGGAGCGCTATCTCGCAAAGATGCTCACCGGCGAGGAGATCTGGTGTCAGGGCTACTCCGAGCCCAATTCCGGCTCCGACCTCGCGAGTCTGCAGACCCGCGCCGTGCTCGAGGGCGATTCATTCGTGGTCAACGGCCAGAAGGTCTGGACCAGCCTCGCGCAGCGCGCCCACATGCAGGTGCTGCTGGTGCGCACTGACCCCGCGGCGCCCAAGCACAAAGGAATCTCCTACCTGCTGGTGGACATGAAAAGCCCCGGGATCACGGTCCGCCCGCTGATGCAGATAACCGGCGAGTCGGGATTCAACGAAGTATTCTACGACAACGTCCGCGTACCCAAAGAGAACCTGGTCGGTGAGCTCAACCAGGGATGGCAGGTGTCGATCGCGACTCTGATGTGGGAACGCGCGTCGGGCGGCACGCGCCATCCGGTCGAGCGCACGATCAACGAGCTAATCGAACTGTCGCACGGGATCGAATTCGAGGGGCTGCCCGCGAATCGCCATCCTTACGTTCGCCAGAAACTCGCGCAGTTCGCGATTGAATCGCGATGCCTGCGGCTTAGCCGCTATCGCGGACTGACCGCTCAACTCAAGGGCAAGGTGCCGGGGGCCGAGACCTCTTTCGGCAAGCTGTTCGCAACCGAACTCAACCTGCGCGTCGCGATGTTCGCGGACGAACTGCTCGGAGCCTACGGCGCGCTGATGAAGGAATCGGTCGGAGCGATCGAGGGCGGGCGCTGGGCGATGCGCACGCTGGCGGCGCGCGGGCTTACGATCGCGGCGGGCTCGAGCGAGATCCAACACAACATCATCGGCGAGCGGGTCCTGAAATTGCCCAAAGGGTAA